The Alkalihalobacillus sp. LMS6 genomic interval TGATGCGAATCCACAGCTTTCAAACCCTAACGTGATTTATCCAGGCCAAACGATTCAATTACCTGGTCAAAACACGCAAAATCTTTCTATGGAACAAGAAGTGGTTCAACTCGTCAATGCAGAACGAGCGAAACACGGTCTTCAACCATTAAAAGAAAACTGGGAGCTTTCTCGTGTGGCACGATTCAAATCAGATGAGATGCGTGATCGCAACTATTTTAACCACACATCCCCTACATATGGCAGTCCTCATCAAATGATTCGCGATTTCGGCATTAACTATCGCGCTTCAGGTGAAAATATCGCAGCCGGTCAAACGAGTGCTCAAGCAGTTTTTAACGCGTGGATGAATAGCACCGGCCATCGTCAAAATATTCTCTCATCTAACTATACAGAGATTGGCATTGGCTATGCACAAGGAGGATCGTACGGTCACTACTGGACACAAATGTTTATAAGTCGATAATTTGGAAAAGCGTGGATCATTCGTGATTCGCGCTTTTTGCCTGCACACGTATAGACTAGCTTCAATAGGAGATCGTAATAAAGAGGTGGTTCTGTGCGTTATTATAAAATAATTGTTTGCATGCTCTTATTATGTACATCACTCTTCATTCACCAAGACGCATTCGCCTCTTCTCCTATTGAGGTATTTTCACTCGACGAGGAAAAGGTTGTATTTCAAACAGCGTCTACAGCAAAGGCAGAAGATGTTGCAAAAGAGTTACTGACATCAATTGATGGCTTAGTTACAAAGATAAATCCGTTACCGCCAAGCGGTTTCTTAGTGAAAATTCATTTTTCCGAACCCTACCATGTTCATAATTATTGGTTTGATGCTACTGTGACCCAAGCAGTATTTGTTTACGAAGCAGATAACCCTAGTTCGGTTATGTTAATCAATCAACAAGGTCAATCTGTTTTTTTTACGATTGATCGTTCTGCTCATGATTTATTTGATACGATTCATTATGAGCCATCCACGCCCTAGCATGTCATCACTTGTTAAAAAGCGCCTATTTTCAGTAGGCGCTTGTCTCATTTTTCGAAATAGTAGGTGTTTGGTCGTTCAAAACGTCACTTACGTTCATATAGTGCTAATGTGAGCTTGACTTAGGGCTCACCCGGATGAACAAAACTGCCAGCGTAATGAAAGACCTTCTTATCATAAGAGCCTGAATGTATTCCCCTCTTTTTACAGAAAAAGATTCTTTCTCGCTTTTATGTTATGTAAGATCTTTTGTCCATGCTACCCATCTTGCAAACTCATGTTAAAGGACCTCCTAAAGAGGAAGCGAACCGCCTTCGCTTCCTTTTATATTGGTTGAAGGATTGTAATTTTACGCTTTCCATGTTTGACCATCTTTTTTCGTTGATATTGTGGATGGTCTACAACTACTGACTTCTCACTAACAATCGCAACAATCGCATTTGATTGATCTAACCTTTCATATACATTCGTTAACAATTGCTTAACCGGTGTTTCTTCTTCACTCACCCATTGAACCAAATCTCCATAAGGCAAATCGGTTATAACAAGATTAATGTTAGACAACGGGGGCGCTTCTCTTCCTGCACTATCAAACGGAAAAATCTTACCATCTTTTTCACCCACTTCGTGCAAAGTAGTCTTTAATCGCTGTACGCTTTCGAGCGCGTCACTATGTGCTTCTTTGTGATAAGCTAAATAATCGGATGTGAGCTTTTCTTCCCGCTCTAGTAAGCCTCGATACGTGAGTAAATCAAGGTTCTTTTGTCCAATTTTTACAATATCGGTATTAATATCTGATCCATAGATCGCCCGAATGGCTGACCCATGTAGGAAGCCGATTGCGGTCAACATATGCGCGCCTCCACAGCAAGGGTCATAGATCGATAAGTCCGTCTTTTTATTTAAATACGACTGACTTAGTTGAAAAACTTCACTCGTTAGTCGCACTGGAAAAGCTGTAGAACCTGGAGCGTTGTATAGCACTCGTCCACTAGCAAAATCACTAAAATCTTTCTTTTCTTTCTCAAATTGATACGACATCGTTTTAGTCCTTCCTTCTCTACATACATGTTCATTCGCAAGAGACAAACATTGTTAATTTAAACCTATTGGGCTATACTTAATAAAATGAACGACTATTCATTTTTTCTAAAAGAGAGGCTTGTCTAATCATGTTTAAAAAAACAGTAACCGAGCACTCCACGCATAACGTCCATATGGCGAATGGAAAAATTAAATTCCGAAACGTTCAATTAAACACCATTAGCTTTGCAACGGATGGCATTATAATCGATGCAGCAAGTGCTTCTTTGCATTCCCTTTTTGCACCTTTTTGGCAAAAACACGCAACAGATGCGCTCTACTGTACACATATTCATGAAGACCATACAGGCTGCGCGAACTGGTTCCAACAGACCCGAAAGGTGCCCGTTTTTCTAAATAATCGTTCACATAAAGAAGCCCATCAACCAGGCTCATACCCGATTTATCGTCGCTTATATTGGGGAAATCGCAAACCATTTCGCCCTCACCCTATGCCAGCACAGTTTCAGAGCCGTACATCTTCATGGAAAAGTATTTACACACCAGGGCATTCTTATGATCATTCTGCCCTTCTTAATGAAACAACAGGACAGCTTTTTTCTGGAGATCTCTACGTCCAAACCAAAACGAAAGTTATGATGCGAAGTGAGTCAATCCCGGAAATCATTCGCTCGCTCGAACATGTTCTGCAGTACGAATTTGACGATGTGTTTTGTTGTCACGCAGGCCATCTTCCTAAAGGAAAAAAGCAGCTTCAGAATAAACTTGACTATCTATATGAGCTCACCGACCTTGTGAACTCCCTACATATGCAAGGCAAACCTGTTCGCGATATTCAAAAAACCTTGTTTCCACGTAAATATCCGATTACCCTTTTTTCTTTCGGACAGTGGAATTCAAAGCATATTATTACGTCTATTTTAAAGGAGCCTTCACGATAAATGAAGGTTCTTCTTTTTTCTGTATTGCTTCCTCATTTTCACACATAGCTATAGGTAAAAAGAATATGAAGGTGATGTTATGTATACCCACATTGTCCAACCAGGAGAAACGCTTTATAGCGTCTCCAGCGATTTCCGGATCCCTTTTGCTCAGCTCGTTCAAGCCAATTATCTACATCCTACGAGCCAGTTAATAGTCGGTCAATCATTACGAATCCCAACTTTACCAGACCCTCAAACGATTCCATACGCTATTCACATTTCGCTCTCTCGACATCAACTAACCCTCTATCATAATGGTCAACAAATTCAGCAATACCCCATTGCAGTTGGAAAAATGCTGACGCAAACACCAGTTGGCAGCTATGTCATTATTAATAAAGCACCTAACCCTGGAGGTCCTTTCGGTACAATGTGGATGTCTCTGTCTAAACAGCATTACGGTATACACGGAACG includes:
- a CDS encoding L,D-transpeptidase family protein, with amino-acid sequence MYTHIVQPGETLYSVSSDFRIPFAQLVQANYLHPTSQLIVGQSLRIPTLPDPQTIPYAIHISLSRHQLTLYHNGQQIQQYPIAVGKMLTQTPVGSYVIINKAPNPGGPFGTMWMSLSKQHYGIHGTNDPSSIGHSVSHGCIRMFNHDVEQLAATVPIGTPVTIEP
- a CDS encoding MBL fold metallo-hydrolase, encoding MFKKTVTEHSTHNVHMANGKIKFRNVQLNTISFATDGIIIDAASASLHSLFAPFWQKHATDALYCTHIHEDHTGCANWFQQTRKVPVFLNNRSHKEAHQPGSYPIYRRLYWGNRKPFRPHPMPAQFQSRTSSWKSIYTPGHSYDHSALLNETTGQLFSGDLYVQTKTKVMMRSESIPEIIRSLEHVLQYEFDDVFCCHAGHLPKGKKQLQNKLDYLYELTDLVNSLHMQGKPVRDIQKTLFPRKYPITLFSFGQWNSKHIITSILKEPSR
- the safA gene encoding SafA/ExsA family spore coat assembly protein: MKTLLTFFTTLLLSVTFVYGFSSDAKAASSHTVQSGDTMWKIAVRYQVGVSDIIDANPQLSNPNVIYPGQTIQLPGQNTQNLSMEQEVVQLVNAERAKHGLQPLKENWELSRVARFKSDEMRDRNYFNHTSPTYGSPHQMIRDFGINYRASGENIAAGQTSAQAVFNAWMNSTGHRQNILSSNYTEIGIGYAQGGSYGHYWTQMFISR